A genomic segment from Bombus affinis isolate iyBomAffi1 chromosome 13, iyBomAffi1.2, whole genome shotgun sequence encodes:
- the LOC126923735 gene encoding glutamyl-tRNA(Gln) amidotransferase subunit A, mitochondrial: MNKLLTTSISEVSQKINAGDVGPSDVIKAAIKVASAIKPLNAYITITDKIAKKHAENSDLRQKDRSLLGKLDGIPIAIKDNYCTKGHLTTCASKMLSNFIPTYDATVYQRLKDAGAVLIGKTNLDEFAMGSGTIDSYYGATKNLWNSDLLPKFYSCNNQMKEHTEQNKNADSWHIAGGSSGGSAVAVITGSCYAAIGSDTGGSTRNPASYCGLIGLKPTYGLVSRYGLIPLVNSMDVPGILTRNVDDAVLVLNTIAGPDEFDSTCLRKEYVPFDIPDTININNIRIGIPKEYKEKNLSPEVQECWDEISQYLSEGGASLSTVSLPHTNYSIMCYTILNRCDVASNLACYDGMEYGYRSDEWSSVHNMYKKTRSEGFGKIVKERILVGNYFLLNENYEEYYVKAMKIRRLISEDFDAVWNNNIDLLLTPTTLTEAPTYNDFISMDNQAQCLIQDYCTQPANMAGIPALNVPIKLSKSGLPLSLQLMGPPLKEKELLTVAKWIEQRVQFPKLELKDLSLLQ; this comes from the exons atgaataaattacTGACTACATCAATAAGTGAAGTAAGTCAAAAGATAAATGCTGGTGATGTGGGACCTTCTGATGTTATAAAAGCAGCTATTAAAGTTGCATCGGCTATTAAACCTTTAAATGCTTATATTACTATTACCGATAAAATAGCAAAGAAACATGCCGAAAACTCAGATTTACGGCAAAAAGATCGTAGCTTATTGGGAAAACTCGATGGAATTCCCATTGCGATTAAAGATAATTATTGTACAAAAGGTCATCTAACAACTTGCGCATCAAAGATGCTGTCAAATTTTATTCCCACCTACGATGCCACTGTGTATCAACGTTTAAAAGATGCTGGAGCAGTGTTAATTGGTAAAACTAATCTCGATGAATTTGCTATGGGTTCTGGAACTATTGACTCATATTATGGAGCAACAAAAAACTTATGGAACTCAGATTTACTTCCAAAATTTTATTCTTGCAATAATCAAATGAAGGAACATACAGAACAGAATAAAAATGCAGATTCCTGGCATATAGCAG gtGGTAGCAGTGGTGGTTCTGCAGTGGCTGTTATAACTGGAAGTTGTTATGCTGCTATTGGTTCAGATACTGGAGGTTCAACTCGAAACCCAGCATCTTACTGTGGTTTAATTGGATTAAAACCTACTTATGGCTTGGTGTCACGCTATGGACTTATTCCTCTTGTAAATTCAATGGATGTACCTGGTATTCTTACAAGAAATGTTGATGATGCTGTGTTAGTTTTAAATACTATAGCTGGTCCAGATGAGTTTGATTCTACTTGTTTACGAAAAGAATATGTACCATTTGACATACCAGacacaataaatattaataatattagaatTGGAATACCAAAAGAATATAAAGAGAAAAATCTAAGCCCAGAGGTACAAGAATGTTGGGATGAAATTTCTCAATACTTAAGTGAAGGTGGAGCATCGCTTTCCACAGTATCATTGCCACATACTAACTATTCTATAATGTGTTACACAATTTTAAATCGTTGTGATGTTGCTAGTAATCTTGCTTGTTATGATGGTATGGAGTATGGTTACAGATCAGATGAATGGAGTTCTGTgcataatatgtataaaaagaCAAGATCTGAAGGGTTTGGTAAAATAGTTAAAGAACGTATTTTAGTCgggaattattttttattaaatgaaaattacgAAGAATATTATGTAAAAGCAATGAAAATAAGAAGATTAATCTCAGAAGATTTTGATGCAGTATGGAATAACAATATTGATCTCTTACTCACTCCTACCACTTTAACAGAAGCTCCCACCTATAATGATTTTATTTCAATGGATAACCAGGCACAGTGTTTAATTCAAGATTATTGTACTCAACCTGCTAATATGGCAGGTATACCAGCACTTAATGTGCCAATTAAACTATCTAAGAGTGGTTTACCATTATCTCTACAACTTATGGGACCTCCTTTGAAAGAGAAAGAACTTCTTACTGTAGCAAAATGGATTGAACAGAGAGTGCAGTTTCCTAAACTTGAATTGAAGGATCTATCTCTGTTACAATAA